Proteins from a single region of Streptomyces vinaceus:
- a CDS encoding GNAT family N-acetyltransferase — MRFRAATEAPDGTDRALAYPADGPVEALSAEKIREELAGNRFRPEWIWFAEDEDGEVLGRALWWGRADSERPIALDCLQVRESVADPAALAAGLLAAGHAAFGNVPLYNISLPGDWRTRPGLVEAVAWRRRAAYEAGLTREIERLRYEWTPAAGTAGPTGRLVFREGTDEEFLDAFARLSAGSLDLHTQNELRTRDAEQLARDDVEFYLDCPGERSWWRLAELPDGTLAGLAVPSATPYHRNVGYLGVVPELRGRGLIDEVLAEITRFHAAAGAERITATTDTVNAPMAAAFDRAGYEVTEIRLVLERPQG, encoded by the coding sequence ATGAGATTCCGCGCCGCCACTGAGGCCCCCGACGGCACCGACCGAGCCCTGGCCTACCCGGCCGACGGGCCGGTCGAGGCCCTGTCCGCCGAGAAGATCCGCGAGGAGCTCGCCGGGAACCGGTTCCGGCCCGAGTGGATCTGGTTCGCCGAGGACGAGGACGGCGAGGTCCTCGGCCGTGCGCTGTGGTGGGGCCGGGCCGACAGCGAGCGGCCCATCGCGCTCGACTGCCTCCAGGTACGGGAATCCGTCGCCGACCCTGCCGCGCTCGCCGCCGGCCTGCTCGCCGCCGGGCACGCGGCCTTCGGGAACGTCCCGCTCTACAACATCTCGCTGCCCGGCGACTGGCGCACCCGCCCCGGCCTCGTCGAGGCCGTCGCCTGGCGCCGGCGGGCCGCGTACGAGGCGGGGCTGACCCGCGAGATCGAGCGGCTGCGCTACGAGTGGACGCCGGCCGCCGGCACCGCCGGGCCCACCGGGCGGCTGGTCTTCCGCGAGGGCACGGACGAGGAGTTCCTCGACGCCTTCGCCCGCCTCTCGGCCGGCAGCCTGGACCTGCACACGCAGAACGAGCTGCGCACGAGGGACGCTGAGCAACTGGCCCGCGATGACGTCGAGTTCTACCTGGACTGCCCCGGTGAGCGCTCCTGGTGGCGGCTGGCCGAGCTCCCGGACGGCACCCTCGCCGGCCTGGCCGTCCCGTCCGCGACCCCGTACCACCGCAACGTCGGATATCTGGGCGTCGTACCGGAGCTGCGCGGCCGGGGCCTGATCGACGAGGTCCTGGCAGAGATCACCCGCTTCCACGCGGCCGCCGGCGCCGAGCGCATCACGGCGACCACGGACACCGTCAACGCCCCGATGGCCGCCGCCTTCGACCGCGCGGGCTACGAGGTCACGGAGATCCGCCTGGTCCTGGAGCGTCCGCAGGGCTAG
- a CDS encoding dihydrolipoamide acetyltransferase family protein — MPDVGEGLTEAEILKWYVQPGDTVTDGQVVCEVETAKAAVELPIPFDGTVHALLFEEGTTVDVGQVIISVQTGEAQAPEAAAAAVAPAAAPVVAEAAEEPAAAARQPVLVGYGVSQASTKRRPRKAAPAAQNGSAAVALPAVPAQPEAAAAPAAAPAGLNGNGHAAGERPLAKPPVRKLAKDLGIDLASVVPTGEGGVVTREDVHAAAAAAIAPQSAVSAPAPAVSAAAVPVPAQAEAPAAAGDARETRIPVKGVRKVTAQAMVNSAFTAPHVTEFITFDVTRTMKLVQELKEDPDLAGLRINPLLLIAKAVLVAIRRNPDVNASWDEAAQEIVLKHYVNLGIAAATPRGLIVPNIKDAHAKTLGELSTALSELVATARDGKTSPADMQNGTITITNVGVFGVDTGTPILNPGESAILAVGAIKLQPWVHKGKVKPRHVTTLALSFDHRLIDGELGSKFLADIAAVLEHPRRLVTWA, encoded by the coding sequence ATGCCCGACGTGGGCGAGGGCCTGACCGAGGCCGAGATCCTCAAGTGGTACGTCCAGCCCGGTGACACGGTCACCGACGGGCAGGTCGTCTGCGAGGTCGAGACGGCGAAGGCGGCCGTGGAGCTGCCGATCCCGTTCGACGGGACCGTGCACGCACTGCTCTTCGAGGAGGGCACCACGGTCGACGTCGGCCAGGTGATCATCTCGGTGCAGACGGGCGAGGCCCAGGCCCCCGAGGCCGCCGCTGCGGCCGTGGCCCCGGCCGCGGCTCCCGTCGTCGCCGAGGCCGCCGAGGAGCCGGCCGCCGCCGCACGCCAGCCCGTCCTGGTCGGCTACGGGGTCTCCCAGGCCTCGACCAAGCGCCGCCCGCGCAAGGCCGCTCCGGCCGCGCAGAACGGCAGCGCCGCGGTGGCCCTGCCGGCCGTACCCGCCCAGCCGGAGGCGGCGGCCGCGCCGGCCGCCGCACCCGCCGGGCTGAACGGCAACGGCCACGCGGCCGGGGAGCGCCCGCTGGCGAAGCCGCCGGTGCGCAAGCTGGCCAAGGACCTCGGCATCGACCTCGCCTCGGTGGTGCCCACCGGCGAAGGCGGGGTCGTGACCCGCGAGGACGTGCACGCCGCCGCGGCGGCCGCGATCGCCCCGCAGAGCGCGGTGTCCGCACCGGCTCCGGCCGTATCCGCAGCGGCCGTGCCGGTACCGGCCCAGGCCGAGGCACCGGCGGCGGCCGGGGACGCCCGCGAGACCCGCATCCCGGTCAAGGGCGTCCGCAAGGTCACCGCCCAGGCGATGGTCAACTCGGCGTTCACCGCGCCGCACGTCACCGAGTTCATCACCTTCGACGTGACCCGCACGATGAAGCTGGTCCAGGAGCTCAAGGAAGACCCGGACCTCGCCGGTCTGCGGATCAACCCGCTGCTGCTCATCGCCAAGGCGGTGCTGGTGGCCATCCGCCGCAACCCGGACGTCAACGCGTCCTGGGACGAGGCGGCCCAGGAGATCGTGCTCAAGCACTACGTCAACCTGGGCATCGCGGCGGCCACCCCCCGCGGCCTGATCGTCCCGAACATCAAGGACGCCCACGCCAAGACCCTCGGCGAGCTGTCCACGGCCCTGTCCGAGCTGGTCGCCACGGCCCGCGACGGCAAGACCTCCCCGGCCGACATGCAGAACGGCACCATCACCATCACCAACGTCGGCGTCTTCGGCGTCGACACCGGTACGCCCATCCTGAACCCCGGCGAGTCCGCGATCCTCGCGGTCGGTGCGATCAAGCTCCAGCCGTGGGTCCACAAGGGCAAGGTGAAGCCGCGTCACGTCACCACCCTGGCGCTGTCGTTCGACCACCGCCTCATCGACGGTGAGCTCGGCTCGAAGTTCCTGGCGGACATCGCGGCCGTCCTGGAACACCCGCGCCGCCTGGTCACCTGGGCGTAG